In Leuconostoc mesenteroides subsp. mesenteroides, a single genomic region encodes these proteins:
- the uasX gene encoding serine-rich aggregation substance UasX, translated as MKNSKTYKLYKSGKLWVIGAVAVAGVAVSANTTQVNADTVSNTDAQAVKTTDTVQDDKQAQLTASSTDQTKTDDTAKADNVSSTDEKSTVPTTDTSTAQSIQATSTVLPQVKAVALTSSVDPVASATSSSDDFGDNDDSNLPGGDTGSSSSSDNGGTSSSDDNSDTDTPTPTPGDDDDNGSTLPDDNGGSSSSSDNGGSSSGNVESSSSSDNGGSNSSSDQGGSSNNGGTDNSNAGGSSSSNDTNTVPLTPTTPDKNDQGEINPVKPVEVTPDSSGNVVSVSTQVASVPSVARAMEAYNQALTANDKDASNAKVVEAKQKLDDAVAKALPETHATQAKSSIGILSAVSGVLAMTGALIFKRFKN; from the coding sequence ATGAAAAATTCAAAGACGTACAAGTTGTACAAATCAGGCAAGTTGTGGGTAATCGGAGCCGTTGCAGTAGCTGGAGTAGCTGTGAGTGCTAATACCACACAAGTCAATGCTGACACAGTTTCAAACACTGACGCACAAGCCGTGAAAACGACTGATACAGTACAAGATGATAAGCAAGCGCAATTGACTGCTTCATCAACTGATCAGACTAAAACTGATGATACGGCTAAGGCTGATAACGTTTCATCAACGGATGAAAAAAGCACTGTACCAACAACTGATACTAGTACAGCACAATCAATACAAGCCACTTCTACTGTATTGCCACAAGTAAAAGCAGTCGCCTTAACGTCTAGTGTTGATCCAGTGGCAAGTGCGACATCATCAAGTGATGATTTTGGCGATAATGATGATAGCAATTTGCCAGGTGGTGACACAGGTTCAAGTTCATCATCAGACAATGGTGGAACGAGTTCATCAGATGATAATAGTGATACTGATACGCCAACACCAACACCAGGTGATGATGACGATAATGGTTCAACATTGCCAGATGATAATGGTGGATCGAGTTCATCAAGTGATAATGGTGGTTCATCATCAGGTAACGTTGAATCAAGTTCATCATCAGACAATGGTGGTTCAAATTCATCAAGTGATCAAGGTGGCTCATCAAATAATGGTGGAACAGATAACTCAAATGCTGGTGGATCAAGTTCATCAAACGACACCAACACAGTACCTTTGACACCGACAACACCTGATAAGAATGATCAGGGTGAAATCAATCCTGTTAAACCAGTTGAAGTAACGCCTGATAGCTCTGGTAATGTTGTTTCAGTCTCAACACAAGTCGCTAGTGTTCCTAGTGTCGCCCGTGCTATGGAAGCCTATAATCAAGCGTTAACAGCTAATGATAAGGACGCTAGCAATGCTAAGGTAGTTGAAGCAAAGCAAAAGCTAGATGACGCTGTTGCCAAAGCCTTACCAGAAACACATGCAACACAAGCAAAATCATCAATTGGCATTTTAAGTGCTGTTTCAGGCGTTTTGGCAATGACAGGCGCATTGATATTCAAACGTTTTAAAAATTGA
- a CDS encoding peptide ABC transporter permease: MQIKFCRKLMILASFLFVLGFAQTQVSADDSSSSSSTLVNQDTLNAIDDASKQADKAVDEVTRDAEKKSGDTSTTDTSFKASDAQNINKLNDSLFSWQPYSEKIGVTDLANNTGMGLAKFFWYLNTLIYQINDELLSALSNDGNLSEAFTQAQNAVSGKVKSIFDQGKLLFGGLAIIVLAITGFMHFASGRTSSAVRMVVNFVGILLVATLWYGNGNELFNQINEASDAGQAQVLKVIGNSNDNVKPGDTLRVGYFERSIERPYFLMNYGKAIADGVIKKGQNPYQFISTNEKRDDDKVQTQVTKLKQVFPTLGKNNSFNKAGMSLVAIVVSVVNAIPYGAVALFNIFVMVIELALYLLSPFVLVMALFPQFARNGYKIVGATIMWGIAKIGAGFLIVLVGALQAFTDSFIPAINFGSYAVNAFLFFFLVFIVYKYRGKLFEFVGVSYSRIEGQMPQAMRLSNLREKGQSIKQSSVGQKISQMGPMQRMSQRRDVRDEMKNKQADEKRQQNLSRVRDQLLGKEQAKTQKLSDKNKKPLTVDEFKKPMDSKKSDDPKQSAVEKDGVHLPKSNFEAKQPNSRVNNPKSKDNGSDSQQEVAKKREAIKRQLYGDQATQSQPKTLNKVPDNHNNFEQSKTPKRQEIANDQKKTVNRDKIARELLAERDKQKEQKQKLRDEKGSQLKNKFGKDNS, encoded by the coding sequence ATGCAAATCAAATTTTGTCGGAAGCTGATGATTTTGGCTTCTTTTTTGTTTGTTTTAGGCTTTGCACAAACGCAAGTGTCCGCAGATGATAGCAGTAGTTCAAGTAGTACGTTAGTTAATCAAGATACGCTTAATGCAATTGATGACGCTTCAAAACAAGCTGATAAAGCGGTAGATGAGGTTACACGTGACGCAGAAAAAAAGTCAGGCGATACTAGTACCACTGATACCTCATTTAAAGCCAGTGACGCACAAAATATCAATAAGTTGAATGACTCACTGTTTTCATGGCAACCCTATTCAGAAAAAATTGGTGTGACGGACTTAGCCAATAATACGGGTATGGGCTTAGCTAAGTTTTTTTGGTATTTGAATACTTTGATTTATCAAATCAATGATGAGTTATTAAGTGCTTTATCAAATGACGGTAATTTATCAGAAGCCTTTACACAAGCCCAGAACGCTGTTTCAGGTAAAGTAAAATCTATTTTTGATCAAGGCAAGTTGTTGTTTGGTGGATTAGCTATTATTGTCTTAGCAATTACGGGGTTCATGCACTTTGCTAGTGGTCGTACGTCATCAGCGGTTCGAATGGTGGTTAATTTTGTTGGTATTTTATTAGTCGCAACGCTTTGGTATGGCAATGGTAATGAGTTATTTAATCAAATCAATGAAGCCAGTGATGCCGGACAGGCGCAAGTCTTAAAGGTCATTGGTAATAGTAATGATAATGTTAAACCAGGGGACACGTTAAGAGTGGGGTATTTTGAGAGATCAATTGAACGCCCTTATTTCCTGATGAATTATGGTAAGGCAATTGCTGATGGTGTTATAAAAAAAGGTCAAAATCCTTATCAGTTTATTTCAACTAATGAAAAAAGAGATGATGATAAGGTTCAGACACAGGTAACAAAATTAAAACAAGTCTTCCCTACATTAGGTAAAAACAATTCCTTTAATAAAGCGGGTATGAGCTTAGTAGCAATCGTGGTATCAGTTGTGAATGCTATTCCTTATGGCGCAGTGGCTTTGTTTAATATCTTTGTTATGGTCATTGAATTGGCTTTGTATCTCTTGTCTCCGTTTGTTTTGGTTATGGCGTTATTCCCACAATTTGCCCGTAACGGTTATAAAATTGTTGGCGCAACAATTATGTGGGGTATTGCTAAAATTGGGGCTGGTTTCTTAATTGTTTTGGTCGGGGCTTTACAGGCGTTCACTGATAGTTTTATCCCAGCGATTAATTTCGGCTCATACGCAGTTAACGCATTCCTATTCTTTTTCTTAGTCTTTATCGTCTATAAGTATCGTGGTAAGCTATTTGAATTTGTTGGGGTTAGTTACTCACGAATTGAGGGACAAATGCCACAAGCCATGCGCTTATCTAATCTACGTGAAAAGGGGCAGAGTATTAAGCAGTCTAGCGTTGGTCAAAAAATAAGTCAAATGGGACCAATGCAACGTATGTCACAAAGGCGTGATGTACGTGATGAGATGAAAAACAAACAGGCAGATGAAAAACGACAACAAAATCTTTCTCGTGTTCGTGATCAGTTGTTAGGCAAAGAGCAGGCAAAAACACAAAAATTGTCAGATAAAAATAAGAAACCATTGACGGTTGATGAATTTAAAAAGCCAATGGATTCTAAAAAGTCTGATGATCCAAAACAGTCAGCGGTTGAAAAAGACGGTGTTCATTTACCAAAATCAAACTTTGAAGCTAAACAACCTAATAGTCGTGTCAATAATCCAAAAAGTAAGGATAATGGTTCAGATAGTCAACAGGAAGTGGCTAAAAAGCGTGAAGCGATTAAGCGTCAATTATATGGTGATCAAGCAACACAATCACAACCTAAGACACTTAATAAAGTGCCTGATAATCATAATAACTTTGAGCAATCAAAGACACCAAAACGTCAAGAAATCGCTAATGATCAGAAAAAAACAGTTAATCGTGACAAAATAGCTCGTGAATTATTAGCCGAACGTGATAAGCAAAAGGAACAAAAACAAAAGTTACGTGATGAAAAAGGCAGTCAGTTAAAAAATAAATTTGGAAAGGATAACTCGTGA
- a CDS encoding putative holin-like toxin produces MSVSDALQLMFMFGTFIVALLALVVELIKSQQKK; encoded by the coding sequence GTGTCTGTTTCAGACGCTTTACAGCTCATGTTTATGTTTGGCACTTTTATAGTTGCCTTACTAGCATTGGTTGTTGAGTTGATTAAAAGTCAACAAAAAAAATAA
- a CDS encoding DUF87 domain-containing protein, protein MKLAVPFKAVKDNILLTQDNEAWAYFNIEALSISDNDEAGISKRQTQLSLLFDRLADFEDFELRLYNRDLDLVNRYKELQPSLATDMGETPVQMIVDEISAITATGVSQTIERFVLGIKLHNQNSGKVIKQATNAMNNFVDELAGWFNYEKPFDEKLFDDFRTSEKQAYEKVGYLDHTRRLTTDELVHLMRNNFIQGQLHDFRKVGQERDIFKLSDTVIDDGAVSGYVKLVNDDNVRYVAKLVLSTTPENITGFHLFRLVQNMSYPIDINLKAHYYKSEGIYGLATRASQSLKTASNNVEERYQAEGFSSSKDDKTIEIAEVLNDHISEKKNFFSTIVTFTVSAEDIETLHDRVANLIESFRSIDVNIVKPIGEQKRLFYYDLMGSDVSQNRYWVQLLTSEGIGELLFAVNQQVGSNIGFYIGRGAPKTVANSTQDALDSSKRLVFFNPLITNEILDGSTSTTSPNIMITGKTGRGKSYLTKIILKIIQLSNAKAIYFDPKQEMRKWYSAVLNDQTFKTDYPDEYTLLNNVRFVTLDVSDKTNYGVLDPFIVIDVRHTMGQTQSGEESLKATVQEIFKQIYRDYGSLIAETELDLAINKIIQKRQAGETVGMLDVIEKLAQNEDEDVKHLAKFLSGKVTRSSLSLVFSHGESEGLKLNNRITILETAGLTLPQHDKAKQDYTEFEVASMIVMTVLGVFSRAFATRDYDEKTVEIFDEAWTFTTSDIGSRIFNEMARIGRSANNLLIPVTQSVHDVKSDNFGVLFAFDEDKEQPDILQHVGLPVNDDNIKELSNMVMGQCFMKDIYGRVEKITVDEPLVAMQRAYQTVKAGDTAQAEKAYR, encoded by the coding sequence ATGAAACTAGCAGTACCATTTAAAGCCGTGAAAGATAATATTTTATTAACCCAGGACAATGAAGCCTGGGCATATTTCAATATTGAAGCACTAAGTATTTCAGATAATGATGAGGCCGGTATTTCTAAACGACAAACACAATTGAGTCTGTTATTTGATCGGCTCGCTGATTTTGAAGATTTTGAATTACGTCTTTATAATCGTGATTTGGATTTGGTCAATCGTTATAAAGAATTGCAACCGTCTTTAGCAACAGATATGGGTGAGACACCCGTTCAAATGATTGTAGATGAAATTAGTGCAATCACTGCTACTGGTGTGTCACAGACGATTGAACGTTTTGTTTTGGGTATCAAATTACATAATCAAAATTCTGGTAAAGTGATTAAACAAGCCACTAATGCCATGAATAACTTTGTAGATGAGTTGGCTGGTTGGTTTAATTATGAAAAGCCATTTGACGAAAAACTGTTTGATGATTTTAGAACTAGTGAAAAACAGGCTTATGAAAAAGTTGGCTATTTGGATCATACCAGGCGTTTGACCACTGATGAATTAGTTCATTTAATGCGTAATAACTTTATCCAGGGACAGCTACATGATTTTAGAAAAGTCGGACAAGAACGTGATATTTTCAAATTAAGTGATACTGTGATTGATGATGGGGCAGTGAGTGGCTACGTTAAATTGGTTAATGATGATAATGTGCGTTATGTTGCCAAATTAGTGTTATCGACAACGCCAGAAAACATCACAGGCTTTCATTTATTCCGACTAGTACAAAATATGAGTTATCCAATCGACATCAATTTGAAAGCCCATTATTATAAGTCAGAGGGTATCTATGGCTTAGCAACTCGTGCTAGTCAATCGTTAAAGACAGCTAGTAATAATGTTGAAGAACGTTATCAGGCAGAGGGATTTTCTTCTAGTAAAGATGATAAAACGATTGAAATTGCCGAAGTGCTAAATGATCATATTTCAGAAAAGAAAAACTTCTTTTCCACCATAGTCACGTTTACGGTATCAGCGGAAGATATTGAAACCCTACATGATCGTGTTGCTAATTTAATAGAATCATTTAGGAGTATTGACGTGAATATTGTGAAACCAATCGGTGAACAAAAACGTCTTTTCTATTATGATTTAATGGGTTCTGATGTGTCCCAAAACCGCTATTGGGTGCAATTATTGACCAGTGAGGGTATTGGTGAGCTGTTGTTTGCCGTCAATCAACAAGTTGGTAGTAACATTGGCTTTTATATTGGACGTGGTGCGCCGAAAACAGTTGCTAATAGTACCCAGGACGCATTAGACAGTTCAAAGCGCTTGGTCTTTTTTAATCCGTTGATTACCAACGAAATTTTAGACGGATCCACCAGCACCACCAGCCCTAATATTATGATTACGGGTAAAACAGGTAGAGGAAAGTCTTACCTCACTAAAATCATTTTGAAAATCATTCAACTTTCAAATGCTAAAGCAATCTATTTTGATCCTAAGCAGGAAATGCGTAAATGGTATTCAGCGGTATTGAACGATCAGACTTTTAAGACAGATTATCCAGATGAATATACATTATTGAATAATGTGCGTTTTGTGACGCTTGATGTTTCTGATAAAACAAATTATGGTGTTTTGGATCCCTTTATTGTGATTGATGTGCGGCATACAATGGGACAAACACAGTCAGGTGAAGAAAGCTTAAAGGCTACGGTACAAGAAATTTTTAAACAAATTTATCGTGATTATGGTTCCTTAATTGCCGAAACAGAATTAGATCTTGCCATTAATAAAATTATTCAAAAGCGACAAGCTGGTGAAACCGTTGGTATGTTAGATGTCATTGAAAAATTAGCCCAAAATGAAGATGAAGACGTGAAACATTTAGCTAAGTTTTTATCAGGTAAGGTTACTCGTAGCTCATTGTCCCTAGTCTTTTCACATGGTGAAAGTGAGGGATTGAAGTTAAACAATCGGATTACTATTCTTGAAACAGCAGGATTGACATTGCCACAACATGACAAAGCCAAACAGGATTACACCGAATTTGAGGTGGCAAGTATGATTGTAATGACGGTGTTAGGGGTCTTTAGTCGGGCGTTTGCGACACGGGATTATGATGAAAAAACGGTTGAAATATTTGATGAAGCTTGGACGTTTACAACGTCTGATATTGGTAGTCGTATTTTTAATGAAATGGCACGTATTGGACGTTCTGCCAATAACTTGTTAATTCCAGTGACACAATCAGTTCATGATGTTAAAAGTGATAATTTTGGTGTTTTGTTTGCCTTTGATGAGGATAAGGAACAGCCAGATATTTTACAACATGTTGGTTTGCCAGTTAATGATGACAACATCAAAGAATTAAGTAATATGGTCATGGGACAGTGTTTCATGAAAGATATTTATGGACGGGTTGAAAAAATAACGGTTGATGAGCCATTGGTTGCTATGCAACGTGCTTATCAGACAGTTAAAGCTGGTGACACGGCACAAGCCGAAAAAGCTTATCGCTAA
- a CDS encoding conjugal transfer protein: MAEVYNYQKALKQDIVIRKISEDKSLPVGISLKPAVIFIVSFIVLYFIFHDPLRIFYHANPDLGKIAYLGTYGVIPFGIVTLANRVKPDGLGLVQYALSIVTFGIKRILNRTVYYHDRVLPTGYFEESHMADTPIIVEKSKSRD, encoded by the coding sequence ATGGCAGAAGTTTATAACTATCAAAAAGCCTTGAAGCAAGATATTGTTATTCGCAAAATTTCAGAAGATAAGAGTTTACCTGTTGGGATTAGTTTGAAACCAGCGGTTATATTTATAGTTTCTTTTATCGTGCTCTATTTTATTTTTCACGATCCGTTGCGAATTTTTTATCATGCCAATCCAGATTTAGGAAAAATAGCTTATTTGGGTACTTATGGTGTTATACCTTTTGGGATAGTCACATTGGCAAACAGAGTGAAGCCTGACGGCTTAGGATTAGTGCAGTATGCCCTTTCAATCGTGACATTTGGTATTAAAAGAATACTTAATCGAACGGTTTATTATCATGATCGTGTCTTGCCAACTGGTTATTTTGAAGAGAGTCACATGGCAGATACGCCAATTATTGTTGAAAAATCTAAAAGTCGTGATTGA
- a CDS encoding conjugal transfer protein produces the protein MFDKLKSIKKGYVKSRDKPDQSLPYAKVQKRGKWIRRFVKIALVLVGLSGAVAFIKASNVSQTNHKLIAKMKTYDDKLEKASMGQSVYSPSLNRYAQGFFQTYFTQSDNDDDKQKRLKALKKYFATNISSTIYDNQDSQKETYVGSRLLNTFTKNDVKIAQYQVGYTVGNDKNTIIRVFNLSFAQKAGQYTVLALPYATTEQDIVGHVGKIDQDDTNNATLASSDKVQAFVKAFSEKYVSSKASDMSLIMKEPEGLEGQYAVKSIDQVNVSGSKDNMNIKYLLTLTDTETKLEHSEQITLTVSPKGSTYYVVKMIHTQGGLLN, from the coding sequence GTGTTTGATAAGTTAAAGTCAATCAAAAAAGGTTATGTCAAATCTCGTGATAAACCAGATCAATCATTACCTTATGCCAAAGTCCAAAAACGGGGCAAATGGATTAGGCGTTTTGTTAAAATTGCCCTCGTGTTAGTTGGTTTGAGTGGTGCAGTTGCTTTTATTAAAGCTAGTAATGTGAGCCAAACTAATCATAAGCTAATTGCTAAGATGAAAACGTATGATGACAAGCTAGAAAAGGCTAGCATGGGACAAAGTGTTTATTCACCAAGTCTTAATCGTTATGCGCAAGGTTTTTTTCAAACCTATTTCACGCAGTCAGATAATGATGATGATAAGCAAAAACGTTTGAAAGCCTTAAAAAAGTATTTTGCCACTAATATCAGTAGCACCATTTATGATAATCAGGACTCACAAAAAGAGACGTATGTGGGATCCAGATTATTAAATACGTTTACCAAAAATGACGTGAAGATTGCACAGTATCAAGTTGGCTATACAGTTGGCAACGATAAAAATACAATTATTCGCGTTTTTAATTTGTCTTTTGCTCAAAAAGCAGGGCAGTACACTGTTTTGGCGTTACCTTATGCCACAACCGAACAAGATATTGTCGGACATGTTGGCAAGATTGATCAAGATGACACCAATAATGCCACGTTGGCAAGCAGTGATAAAGTTCAAGCCTTTGTCAAAGCCTTTAGTGAGAAGTATGTGAGTTCAAAAGCTAGTGATATGTCCTTAATCATGAAAGAGCCAGAGGGACTAGAGGGACAATACGCCGTTAAGAGTATTGATCAAGTCAACGTTTCAGGTTCTAAGGATAACATGAACATTAAATACTTATTGACGCTAACGGACACAGAGACAAAGCTGGAACATTCAGAACAGATTACCTTGACCGTTTCGCCAAAGGGATCAACCTATTATGTGGTTAAGATGATCCATACACAAGGCGGTTTATTAAATTAA